In the genome of Desulfofarcimen acetoxidans DSM 771, one region contains:
- the rplO gene encoding 50S ribosomal protein L15, which produces MFLHEIKPNPGARKEPKRKGQGIGSGNGKTAGRGHKGQNARSGGGVRPGFEGGQMPLQRRLPKRGFNNIFAKEIAAINVDDLNRFENGETITPEMLKECRLIRKFKDGVKILGHGELKKSLTVQANAFSKAAVEKIEAAGGKAEVI; this is translated from the coding sequence TTGTTTTTACATGAAATAAAGCCTAACCCCGGCGCCAGAAAAGAACCTAAGCGCAAAGGGCAGGGCATAGGTTCCGGTAACGGAAAGACTGCCGGGCGCGGACACAAAGGACAGAACGCCCGTTCCGGCGGTGGTGTAAGGCCCGGTTTTGAAGGTGGTCAAATGCCTTTACAGCGTCGCCTGCCTAAAAGAGGTTTTAATAATATTTTTGCTAAAGAAATTGCCGCTATCAATGTAGACGATTTGAACCGTTTTGAAAACGGTGAAACAATAACACCTGAAATGTTAAAAGAGTGCCGGCTGATCAGAAAATTTAAGGACGGCGTAAAAATATTGGGGCATGGAGAATTAAAAAAGTCACTTACTGTACAGGCAAATGCTTTTAGTAAAGCTGCTGTTGAGAAGATTGAGGCAGCCGGCGGCAAAGCAGAGGTGATTTAA
- the secY gene encoding preprotein translocase subunit SecY produces MLNGLQSAFKIGELRNKLLFTLAMLFVFRLGAHIPVPGVNPSVIADLIKSGALFGFFDVISGGAFKNFSILAMSITPYINASIIMQLLTVVIPHLEKLAKEGEEGRRKITQITRYTTAVLAFIQGIGMVFALRNKGILLHPNVTSYLTVAISLTAGTVFLMWLGEQITEKGIGNGISLLIFAGIVSRVPAGIVNIVQYFKTGTINIFSVLGLIIIGAAVIAAIVAVQEGQRRIPVQYAKRVVGRRVYGGQTTHIPLKVNQAGVIPVIFASSILLFPQTVAGWFAGHAVADWFLSVFTWGSFLHTVFYALLVIGFTYFYTAVIMNPIDIADNIKKYGGFIPGLRPGRPTAEYIGRVMSRVTLAGAVFLAIIAILPNFVLLATRIPNIYFGGTALLIVVGVALDTMKQVESHLLMRSYQGFIK; encoded by the coding sequence TTGCTAAATGGCCTGCAGAGCGCTTTTAAAATAGGTGAACTGCGCAATAAGCTTCTTTTTACACTGGCTATGTTATTTGTCTTTCGGTTGGGAGCGCACATACCCGTACCCGGTGTAAATCCCTCGGTTATAGCTGATTTAATTAAAAGCGGTGCGCTATTCGGATTCTTTGATGTAATTTCCGGTGGTGCTTTTAAGAACTTTTCTATACTGGCTATGAGTATCACACCGTATATTAACGCATCAATTATTATGCAGCTTTTAACGGTTGTCATACCCCATTTGGAAAAATTAGCTAAAGAGGGCGAGGAAGGCAGGCGTAAAATTACCCAGATTACTCGTTACACCACTGCTGTTTTAGCCTTCATTCAGGGTATAGGAATGGTTTTTGCCCTTCGCAATAAAGGAATTCTGTTGCACCCCAATGTCACCTCATATCTTACGGTGGCCATAAGCCTAACGGCTGGCACGGTATTTCTGATGTGGCTAGGCGAACAAATAACGGAAAAGGGCATCGGTAACGGTATATCACTATTGATTTTTGCCGGTATAGTATCCAGAGTTCCTGCCGGAATTGTAAATATCGTACAGTATTTTAAAACAGGAACTATTAATATATTCAGTGTACTAGGCTTAATAATCATAGGTGCGGCGGTAATTGCGGCTATCGTGGCAGTACAGGAAGGGCAAAGGAGAATCCCGGTTCAGTACGCTAAGCGTGTGGTAGGTCGCCGGGTATATGGCGGTCAAACAACACATATACCTTTAAAAGTGAACCAGGCAGGTGTTATACCTGTAATCTTTGCTTCATCAATTCTTTTGTTCCCGCAAACAGTTGCTGGCTGGTTTGCAGGTCACGCGGTGGCTGATTGGTTTTTAAGCGTCTTTACGTGGGGCAGTTTCTTGCATACAGTTTTCTACGCTCTCTTAGTTATTGGCTTCACTTATTTTTATACGGCTGTAATTATGAATCCGATTGACATTGCCGATAACATAAAAAAATATGGCGGGTTCATACCCGGACTAAGACCGGGAAGGCCAACAGCCGAGTATATTGGCCGGGTGATGAGCAGAGTCACTTTGGCCGGAGCAGTATTTTTAGCTATAATTGCTATATTGCCTAACTTTGTACTGCTGGCTACCAGAATACCGAATATCTATTTCGGAGGCACGGCGCTTCTAATTGTTGTGGGCGTAGCTTTAGATACCATGAAACAGGTTGAATCACACCTGTTAATGAGGAGCTACCAGGGTTTTATAAAATAA
- the map gene encoding type I methionyl aminopeptidase has product MITCKSERELMYMREAGKIAAEALAKLAGAVQPGVTTKELDRLAEEYIRSCGARPAFKGLYGFPATICSSVNEEVVHGIPGLRKLENGDIISIDIGTEVNGYFGDCAVTLAVGKVSDEAWRLIKVTEESFYAGIAKAKIGNRLSDISNAVQKYVEEHGFSVVRDYVGHGIGSSMHEEPQVPNFGKPGRGPRLQAGMTLAIEPMVNMGTYEVRTLPDNWTVVTKDRKLSSHYEHTIAITDNEPEILTRLK; this is encoded by the coding sequence ATGATTACATGCAAATCCGAAAGGGAGTTAATGTACATGCGGGAGGCCGGTAAAATTGCTGCTGAAGCACTGGCTAAATTAGCAGGTGCCGTGCAGCCCGGTGTTACTACAAAAGAACTCGACCGGCTGGCGGAGGAGTATATCAGAAGCTGTGGCGCAAGACCGGCATTTAAAGGTCTATATGGGTTCCCTGCTACTATCTGTTCGTCTGTGAATGAGGAAGTGGTGCATGGTATCCCTGGTTTAAGAAAGCTGGAAAACGGTGATATTATAAGTATAGACATTGGCACGGAGGTAAACGGTTATTTTGGGGATTGTGCGGTTACTTTGGCGGTAGGCAAGGTGTCCGATGAAGCCTGGCGGCTGATTAAGGTTACTGAGGAATCATTTTATGCCGGAATTGCCAAGGCCAAAATCGGCAACCGGCTCTCTGACATATCGAATGCTGTTCAGAAATATGTAGAGGAACATGGTTTTTCAGTTGTTCGTGATTATGTGGGCCATGGAATAGGAAGCAGCATGCACGAGGAACCTCAAGTACCTAACTTCGGTAAGCCGGGCCGGGGGCCCAGGTTGCAGGCTGGCATGACATTAGCAATAGAACCTATGGTAAATATGGGTACTTATGAAGTGCGTACTTTACCCGATAATTGGACAGTAGTTACCAAGGACCGTAAACTGTCGTCACATTATGAGCATACCATAGCTATTACTGATAATGAGCCTGAGATATTAACCAGGCTCAAATAA
- a CDS encoding KOW domain-containing RNA-binding protein — translation MSGKLKIGQLVQSVSGRDAGKYYLVWDVADTSRALLVDGLGRKADRPKKKNVKHLKAYPVIIDEIEKELLAGQRVSDLEVHKALEILIKNRTR, via the coding sequence ATGAGTGGTAAACTCAAAATCGGCCAATTAGTTCAGTCAGTATCAGGCCGGGATGCGGGTAAATACTACTTGGTTTGGGATGTGGCAGATACATCCAGAGCCTTATTAGTGGATGGACTGGGACGCAAAGCAGACCGTCCAAAAAAGAAAAATGTGAAACACCTAAAGGCATACCCTGTTATTATAGATGAGATAGAAAAAGAACTTCTTGCGGGCCAAAGAGTGTCTGACTTAGAGGTGCATAAGGCTCTAGAGATCTTAATAAAGAACCGAACTCGATAA
- the infA gene encoding translation initiation factor IF-1, whose amino-acid sequence MSKQDVIEVEGKVIEPLPNAMFRVELDNGHKVLAHVSGKIRMNFIRILAGDRVMVELSPYDLTRGRIIYRYK is encoded by the coding sequence ATGTCAAAGCAAGATGTAATCGAAGTTGAAGGTAAAGTTATTGAGCCGCTGCCCAATGCAATGTTCCGAGTTGAATTAGATAACGGACATAAAGTGCTGGCACATGTATCTGGAAAAATAAGAATGAATTTTATCAGAATCCTGGCAGGGGATAGGGTGATGGTTGAGTTGTCACCATATGATCTTACCAGGGGGCGGATTATCTACAGGTATAAATAA
- the rpmJ gene encoding 50S ribosomal protein L36, which yields MKVRSSVKAICEKCKIIRRKGKVMVICDNPKHKQVQG from the coding sequence GTGAAAGTAAGAAGCTCAGTTAAAGCCATATGCGAAAAGTGTAAGATTATTCGTAGAAAAGGCAAAGTCATGGTTATATGTGACAACCCCAAACACAAGCAGGTTCAGGGGTAG
- the rpsM gene encoding 30S ribosomal protein S13, translating into MARIAGVDLPREKRVEIGLTYIYGIGKKTSQKIIEKTGVNPDTRIRNLTEDEINKLREEIEKNCKIEGDLRREIALNIKRLIEIGCYRGLRHRRGLPVRGQKTKTNARTRKGPKRTVGVRRKK; encoded by the coding sequence ATGGCCAGAATTGCTGGTGTTGACCTGCCCAGGGAAAAACGTGTGGAAATAGGTTTAACTTATATATATGGCATCGGTAAAAAGACATCGCAGAAAATCATCGAGAAAACCGGGGTTAACCCGGATACACGTATTCGTAACTTAACTGAAGATGAAATAAACAAGTTAAGAGAAGAAATTGAAAAGAACTGTAAAATTGAGGGTGACTTGAGACGTGAAATTGCTTTAAATATTAAGCGTCTAATCGAAATAGGCTGCTACCGAGGCCTTCGTCACCGTCGTGGGTTGCCGGTACGTGGGCAGAAAACTAAAACCAATGCCCGTACTCGCAAAGGCCCGAAGAGGACAGTAGGCGTACGCAGAAAAAAGTAG
- the rpsK gene encoding 30S ribosomal protein S11, translated as MARRTVRTKRRERKNIEQGVAHIKSTFNNTIVTIADIKGNAISWASAGGVGFKGSRKSTPFAAQLAAETAAKAAMEHGLKEVEVMVKGPGAGREAAIRSLQAAGLEVNLIKDVTPIPHNGCRPPKRRRV; from the coding sequence GTGGCTCGACGCACAGTAAGAACCAAACGTCGTGAACGAAAAAATATAGAGCAAGGTGTTGCCCATATTAAGTCGACCTTTAATAATACTATCGTAACCATAGCCGATATTAAAGGAAATGCTATTTCATGGGCTAGCGCGGGTGGCGTTGGTTTTAAAGGTTCCCGTAAGAGTACGCCATTTGCCGCTCAACTTGCAGCTGAAACAGCAGCTAAAGCTGCCATGGAACATGGCTTGAAAGAAGTTGAAGTAATGGTTAAGGGCCCCGGAGCCGGAAGAGAAGCAGCTATTCGCTCATTGCAGGCAGCCGGTTTAGAAGTAAACCTTATAAAAGATGTTACTCCTATTCCGCATAATGGCTGTCGTCCACCGAAGCGCCGGAGAGTCTAA
- the rpsD gene encoding 30S ribosomal protein S4 yields the protein MARYTGPQCKLCRREGLKLYLKGDRCYSDKCAIDRRSYPPGQHGQSRRKVSEYGTQLREKQKVRRIYGVLEKQFRTYFDRADRQQGITGENLLRLLERRMDNVIFRMGLGASRVEARQLVTHGHFTVNGRKVDIPSFLVKVGDVIGIREGSKDSPRIKELMERAAEKTRPAWLEYDSDAAQGRIVALPRRDEIDAPVQEHLIVELYSR from the coding sequence ATGGCAAGATATACAGGCCCTCAATGTAAACTTTGTCGCCGTGAAGGCTTGAAGTTATATTTAAAAGGTGACCGTTGTTACTCTGACAAGTGCGCCATTGATCGGAGAAGTTATCCTCCCGGCCAACACGGGCAATCCAGACGAAAAGTGTCTGAGTACGGTACACAGCTCAGAGAAAAACAAAAAGTGCGCCGTATCTACGGTGTGCTGGAGAAGCAATTCCGTACCTATTTTGACAGAGCCGATCGCCAGCAGGGTATTACCGGTGAAAACCTGCTCCGGCTTTTAGAAAGACGTATGGACAATGTAATATTCCGTATGGGTTTAGGTGCATCAAGAGTGGAAGCAAGACAGCTGGTAACTCACGGTCACTTTACTGTTAACGGCAGAAAAGTTGATATACCGTCATTCCTGGTAAAAGTCGGCGATGTAATCGGCATTCGGGAAGGCAGCAAAGATTCTCCCAGGATAAAGGAATTAATGGAACGGGCAGCAGAAAAGACACGTCCGGCATGGCTGGAATATGACAGTGACGCGGCTCAGGGCAGGATTGTAGCATTGCCGAGGCGGGATGAAATTGACGCACCGGTTCAGGAACACCTGATTGTAGAACTCTACTCCAGGTAA
- a CDS encoding DNA-directed RNA polymerase subunit alpha — protein MQIEKPRIECVETNEDNTYGKFIVEPLERGYGITLGNSLRRILLSSLPGVAVTSVKIDGVLHEFSTVPGVREDVTDIILNLKSLRLKMHGEADEKILRIEAQGEGEVRAGDIVPDSDVEILNPDMYIATLAANGRLSMDITIARGRGYFSAERNKKGEPIIGVIPIDSIFTPVYKVNYSVENTRVGQRTDYDKLSIEIWTDGSIHPDEAASLAAKIMSEHLQLFIGLTEETKDVEIMVEKEEEKKDKIMEMTIEELDLSVRSYNCLKRACINTVEELIQRNEEDMMKVRNLGKKSLEEVIQKLNELGVSLKESEE, from the coding sequence ATGCAAATTGAGAAACCACGTATTGAGTGTGTTGAAACAAATGAAGACAATACTTACGGTAAATTTATCGTTGAACCGCTGGAGAGGGGATACGGTATTACGCTGGGTAATTCCTTACGGCGTATATTGCTTTCCTCTTTGCCAGGGGTGGCGGTAACTTCGGTAAAAATCGATGGAGTCTTACATGAGTTTTCAACCGTGCCGGGGGTTAGAGAAGACGTTACCGACATTATCCTGAATCTGAAAAGCCTGCGTTTGAAAATGCATGGCGAAGCTGATGAAAAAATCTTACGGATAGAAGCTCAGGGTGAAGGTGAAGTGAGGGCCGGTGACATAGTTCCTGACAGTGACGTGGAAATATTAAATCCGGATATGTACATTGCTACCCTGGCTGCTAACGGTCGTCTATCTATGGATATAACTATTGCGAGAGGTAGGGGCTATTTTTCGGCTGAACGAAATAAGAAGGGTGAGCCGATAATAGGTGTTATACCGATAGATTCTATCTTTACACCTGTCTATAAAGTAAATTATTCAGTGGAAAATACACGTGTCGGTCAGCGTACTGATTATGACAAACTTTCTATTGAGATATGGACAGACGGAAGTATTCATCCTGATGAAGCAGCCAGTCTGGCAGCTAAAATTATGAGTGAACATCTGCAGTTATTTATAGGACTGACTGAAGAAACCAAAGATGTTGAAATAATGGTGGAAAAAGAAGAAGAGAAAAAAGATAAGATCATGGAAATGACTATTGAAGAACTCGATCTTTCTGTTCGCTCATATAATTGCCTGAAGAGAGCATGTATTAATACAGTAGAAGAATTGATTCAACGTAACGAAGAAGATATGATGAAAGTTAGAAACCTGGGTAAAAAGTCATTGGAAGAGGTTATTCAAAAACTCAATGAACTAGGTGTGTCCTTGAAGGAATCTGAAGAGTAA
- the rplQ gene encoding 50S ribosomal protein L17 encodes MGYRKLGLLSSHRRAMFRSLVTSLLDKEKITTTEARAKEIRRIAEKLITLGKRGDLAARRQVLQYVWDEKVVGKLFDTIAPKYSERQGGYTRIIKLGARRGDAADMVILELV; translated from the coding sequence ATGGGATACCGCAAGTTGGGGTTGCTTTCCAGTCATAGAAGAGCAATGTTTCGTAGTTTGGTAACTTCACTTTTAGATAAAGAAAAAATTACAACTACAGAGGCCAGAGCTAAGGAAATCAGGCGTATTGCTGAGAAGCTGATCACCCTGGGTAAGCGCGGCGACCTGGCTGCCCGCCGGCAGGTATTGCAGTATGTTTGGGACGAAAAAGTCGTAGGTAAACTTTTTGACACTATTGCTCCTAAATATTCTGAGAGGCAAGGCGGTTATACCAGAATAATTAAGCTGGGTGCCAGACGTGGTGACGCGGCAGATATGGTAATACTGGAACTCGTATAA
- a CDS encoding energy-coupling factor transporter ATPase — MFQLNDLCFSYFQRTIEKQVLNFINKQVRAGEYLALIGGNGSGKTTLAKHLNGLLLPTSGSLAVDGMDTANQNNLLAVRQTVGMVFQNPDNQIVASVVEEDVAFGPENLGVDAAEIKQRVVMALETVGLAGYRNFTPDFLSGGEKQRLALAGVLAMKPKCLVLDEATSMLDCAGRYRLLKIISNLHKETGLTVVNITHDMNEAALSDRIWVLNKGQIILDGPPRKVFQQRELLHECGLDLPDIPEICRRLSISGLAVPLDLLDSEDLVNYLCQ; from the coding sequence TTGTTTCAACTGAATGACCTTTGCTTTAGTTACTTCCAAAGGACTATCGAAAAACAGGTTCTAAATTTTATTAATAAGCAAGTCCGTGCAGGTGAATATTTGGCTTTGATTGGCGGGAATGGTTCGGGGAAAACCACTCTGGCCAAACACCTAAACGGGTTGTTGCTTCCTACGAGCGGAAGTTTGGCGGTTGACGGTATGGACACGGCCAATCAAAATAATCTGTTAGCAGTCAGACAAACAGTAGGTATGGTGTTTCAGAATCCCGACAACCAGATAGTTGCGTCAGTTGTAGAAGAAGATGTAGCTTTTGGTCCGGAAAATTTGGGAGTAGATGCGGCCGAAATTAAACAAAGGGTAGTAATGGCTTTAGAAACTGTTGGATTGGCAGGCTATCGCAACTTCACACCTGATTTTCTGTCAGGTGGTGAAAAGCAGAGATTAGCCTTAGCCGGGGTACTGGCTATGAAACCAAAATGCTTGGTTTTAGACGAGGCTACTTCTATGCTGGATTGTGCGGGTCGCTATCGTTTATTGAAAATAATATCCAATCTGCACAAGGAAACAGGTTTAACAGTTGTAAATATAACGCACGATATGAACGAGGCAGCCTTGTCAGATAGGATATGGGTTTTAAACAAGGGCCAAATAATACTGGACGGGCCGCCGAGAAAAGTTTTTCAACAAAGAGAACTTTTGCACGAATGCGGCTTGGATCTTCCTGATATACCTGAGATTTGCCGGAGGCTGAGTATTTCCGGGCTAGCTGTACCTTTAGATTTGCTTGACTCAGAGGATCTGGTGAATTATCTATGTCAATAA
- a CDS encoding energy-coupling factor transporter ATPase: MSIIEFCSVDQIYHAGTSIQKKSLSAVSFNVEQGEMVAVVGATGSGKSTLVQHINGILLPYKGQVLVKGVATSEKKHRRSLWRMVGLVFQYPENQLFEDTVYKDVAFGPRNLKLPNTEVDRRVRYALKKVGLDYEFIKDESPLNLSGGQKRRVAVAGVLAIEPEILVLDEPTAGLEPRVAIDLLRHLKELQLENNTTVLIVTHNLKEVASMVDRVLVLHQAKVLFSGTPRELYSRYYNLPGSGLALPPALELMLGLEKRGKKVRTDVLTIDEAVAEILKACKK, encoded by the coding sequence ATGTCAATAATAGAATTTTGTTCCGTAGATCAAATTTATCATGCCGGCACATCAATACAAAAGAAATCATTATCCGCTGTTAGTTTTAACGTTGAGCAGGGTGAAATGGTTGCGGTTGTCGGTGCTACCGGGTCAGGCAAGTCTACTTTAGTGCAACATATTAACGGTATTTTACTGCCTTATAAAGGCCAGGTACTGGTGAAAGGTGTAGCTACCTCAGAAAAAAAACACCGGCGTTCTCTTTGGCGTATGGTAGGTTTGGTATTTCAGTACCCGGAAAACCAACTTTTTGAAGATACAGTGTATAAAGATGTAGCATTTGGACCACGTAATCTCAAACTGCCTAATACTGAGGTTGATAGGCGTGTAAGATATGCACTTAAAAAGGTTGGTTTAGATTATGAATTTATAAAAGACGAATCACCATTAAATTTAAGTGGTGGTCAAAAACGCCGGGTGGCAGTTGCCGGTGTTTTGGCTATTGAACCGGAAATCCTGGTATTGGATGAGCCTACGGCGGGACTGGAACCGAGGGTTGCCATAGATCTGTTGCGTCACTTAAAGGAATTGCAATTAGAAAATAATACAACTGTGCTTATAGTCACTCACAATCTTAAAGAAGTTGCTTCGATGGTTGATAGAGTGCTTGTACTGCATCAGGCTAAGGTTCTTTTTAGCGGTACACCGCGTGAATTATATTCCAGATATTATAATCTGCCTGGTTCGGGTTTGGCTTTACCGCCTGCGTTAGAGCTGATGTTGGGATTAGAAAAACGCGGTAAAAAGGTGCGTACCGATGTTCTGACAATTGACGAAGCAGTGGCGGAAATATTGAAAGCGTGTAAAAAATAG
- a CDS encoding energy-coupling factor transporter transmembrane component T family protein, which translates to MREGISFGRYLPGNSFIHFLDPRAKLIASLFIGASVFLAESWFKLIALSVISIVIVYLSEIQPKIILRAWSALWLFMIFLLIFQLLFTPGSIIIKWGWFKVTREGISLGGMLLLRMTLVMTLASVLTFTTSPVSIAGAMEMLLQPLKKIKFPVHELSLMMTVAIRFLPTIYGEAVRIINAQKSRGAAGGQSGIAGIYKTVIPIIVPLFAGVFRRAEELALAMEARCYHGGEGRSSYIQYKYNKKDYIVISVGLLILFLAVWK; encoded by the coding sequence TTGCGTGAGGGTATTTCTTTTGGCAGGTATTTGCCCGGCAATTCATTTATCCATTTTTTAGATCCACGGGCTAAACTTATTGCATCCTTATTTATAGGAGCATCCGTTTTTTTAGCTGAGAGCTGGTTTAAGCTTATAGCATTGTCAGTAATATCAATCGTAATTGTATATTTGTCGGAGATACAACCGAAAATAATTCTCAGAGCTTGGTCAGCTTTGTGGCTGTTTATGATTTTTCTACTGATTTTTCAGTTACTGTTTACACCGGGCTCAATTATCATTAAGTGGGGTTGGTTCAAAGTTACGAGGGAGGGTATTAGCCTGGGTGGCATGTTGCTGTTGCGCATGACTCTGGTAATGACTCTTGCTTCTGTTCTAACTTTTACAACATCACCGGTGAGTATAGCCGGGGCTATGGAAATGCTTCTTCAGCCCTTAAAAAAAATAAAATTTCCGGTACATGAGCTTTCTTTAATGATGACTGTTGCCATTAGGTTTCTGCCTACTATTTATGGTGAGGCCGTGAGGATAATTAACGCGCAGAAATCCAGGGGCGCTGCCGGTGGGCAAAGTGGTATAGCCGGAATATATAAGACTGTTATTCCCATTATAGTGCCGTTGTTTGCCGGTGTTTTTCGCAGGGCGGAAGAGCTTGCTCTGGCCATGGAGGCACGGTGCTATCATGGTGGTGAAGGACGCAGCAGTTATATTCAGTACAAATATAATAAAAAGGATTATATTGTGATTAGTGTTGGTTTGTTGATACTATTCCTGGCGGTGTGGAAATAG
- the truA gene encoding tRNA pseudouridine(38-40) synthase TruA, which produces MKVILAYDGTNYHGFQIQKGKRLPTIQGVLQRELSHLAKETITVTTAGRTDSGVHARGQVFNFFTGNWQIPVDRVIYALNSVLPPDIRALSAEEVDLGFHARYSALAKTYCYYISRDQIVSPFTRLYSYQYNYPLDLDDMRQAVLHITGEHDFKSFMASGSLVKSTIRTIYQIDLIEKDKMLIFTFRGNGFLYHMVRIITGTLLQVGTGKIHYSEIETILKKCDRKSAGATVPALGLFLERVEY; this is translated from the coding sequence ATCAAAGTTATTTTAGCTTATGATGGCACAAATTATCACGGTTTTCAAATACAGAAGGGCAAGCGGTTGCCTACAATACAAGGTGTCTTGCAGCGGGAACTGAGCCATTTGGCCAAGGAGACCATTACTGTTACAACTGCTGGACGTACAGACAGCGGTGTTCATGCCAGAGGTCAGGTTTTTAACTTTTTTACTGGCAATTGGCAAATTCCTGTAGATCGTGTGATTTATGCCTTAAACAGTGTATTACCGCCTGATATAAGAGCGCTGTCGGCTGAAGAAGTGGATTTGGGTTTTCATGCCCGTTATTCGGCTTTAGCTAAAACCTACTGCTATTATATAAGCAGAGATCAGATAGTATCCCCCTTTACCAGACTGTACAGTTATCAATACAACTATCCTCTGGATTTGGATGATATGCGCCAGGCTGTTTTGCATATTACCGGAGAGCATGATTTCAAGTCCTTTATGGCCAGTGGCAGCCTGGTTAAATCAACAATAAGGACAATCTATCAGATAGATTTAATAGAAAAAGATAAAATGCTTATCTTTACTTTTCGTGGCAATGGTTTTTTATATCACATGGTAAGAATCATTACAGGCACACTGCTTCAGGTTGGTACCGGTAAAATTCACTACAGTGAGATAGAAACAATACTAAAGAAATGTGATAGAAAATCGGCCGGCGCTACAGTGCCCGCCCTGGGTCTGTTTTTGGAGCGGGTGGAATACTGA
- the rplM gene encoding 50S ribosomal protein L13 codes for MAKSNEIKRKWWVIDGEGKVLGRLAVEVAKILRGKHHPLYTPHVDTGDNVIIVNADKVILTGKKMQQKQYIRHSGYPGGIKMTNYETMMQKNPELMVTKAVKGMLPHNSLGRSMIKKLKVYKGSEHPHEAQKPEVWPLSSEGGI; via the coding sequence ATGGCCAAGTCCAATGAAATAAAGCGTAAGTGGTGGGTTATTGACGGAGAAGGCAAAGTGCTCGGTCGTTTGGCAGTTGAAGTTGCGAAAATTTTAAGAGGAAAACACCATCCACTGTATACACCGCATGTGGATACAGGTGATAACGTAATTATTGTTAATGCCGACAAGGTTATTTTAACCGGCAAGAAAATGCAGCAAAAACAGTATATACGTCATTCAGGCTACCCAGGCGGTATTAAAATGACCAATTATGAAACCATGATGCAAAAAAATCCTGAGTTAATGGTAACTAAAGCAGTTAAAGGAATGTTGCCGCACAACAGCTTAGGCCGCAGCATGATTAAGAAGCTCAAGGTATATAAGGGTAGCGAGCACCCGCATGAGGCTCAGAAGCCAGAAGTTTGGCCGCTGTCGTCGGAAGGGGGAATATAA
- the rpsI gene encoding 30S ribosomal protein S9 — protein MAQVQFYGTGRRKNAVARVYLLPGDGKFNVNNRSMEEYFGRKSLLKVIGQPLELTGTTGKFDIKVMVIGGGVSGQAGAVKMGIARALIQADPNLRPVLKKAGFLTRDPRMKERRKYGLKKARRAPQFSKR, from the coding sequence GTGGCCCAGGTGCAATTCTATGGAACAGGTCGGAGAAAAAATGCTGTTGCCCGCGTTTATTTATTGCCGGGTGATGGGAAATTTAATGTAAATAATCGCTCTATGGAAGAATATTTTGGCCGGAAGTCACTATTAAAAGTAATTGGCCAGCCGTTGGAATTAACAGGTACCACCGGCAAGTTTGATATAAAAGTTATGGTTATAGGCGGCGGTGTTAGCGGTCAAGCAGGCGCGGTTAAAATGGGTATTGCCCGTGCATTGATTCAGGCGGATCCTAACCTAAGACCTGTATTAAAGAAAGCAGGTTTCTTAACCCGTGACCCGCGTATGAAGGAAAGAAGAAAGTACGGTTTGAAGAAAGCCCGTCGTGCACCTCAGTTTTCCAAACGTTAA